One part of the Dyadobacter sp. 676 genome encodes these proteins:
- a CDS encoding S41 family peptidase, with amino-acid sequence MRYLPLTLLCLLCMSASIAQRSAGFNLDFEQTPVTPGLPRPWAEWGKGYVLTTDTTEKYTGRAALRIQSPSSMDNIQFGCAANTIPADYSGKQIELKGYMKFANVEKGWVGLMLRIDGKSGTLQFSNMQSEKLHGTRDWAQYSIKLPYPASAENIHIGALLVGQGTLWADQFELLIDGKPFMEAPPRREFPAALDKAFDGGSKLAIGPGYPLSTEQCENVAKLGRIWGFVKYHHPAVAEGNFNMDYELFRVAAPYMAAQNDTERQRVLIKWMDKFGAIKALSAEPVPANAVIKPNLAWIGTSGKGLSVRLDSIRRAERTDDQYYIASYANVGNPDFKNENPYKEMAYPDAGFRLLSLFRYWNMIEYFFPYKPLIREDWYAVLKEFVPKFVMAADETEYKLAALALIARVKDTHANLYGNHDALDRHFGKNYAPVELRFVENKPVVVDYYNAQLGEQTGLKPGDVIETINGRPVAQVVAEQKPYTPASNAVVQLKTMAPNLLRSNDPAVAVTFSRDGKIQKANIPLYSRDKVNIYANYNKKDTCFKMIRPDIAYVFPGKFKNSYLPALTPKILESKGVVVDMRCYPSDFMVFSFCPMLLPEARPFVKFTIGKPKTPGIFTWSPELKLGKTNADYYKGKVIVIVNENTLSQSEYTTMAFSAAPNVTVIGSTTAGADGNVSPIVLPGGLRTGISGIGIYYPDGRETQQVGIVPQIEVRPTIKGIADGRDEPLEKAVQLISGM; translated from the coding sequence ATGCGATACCTGCCGTTAACACTCCTCTGCCTGCTTTGCATGTCGGCCTCCATTGCACAACGATCCGCCGGGTTTAACCTCGATTTCGAGCAAACACCTGTGACGCCGGGGCTACCGCGTCCCTGGGCCGAATGGGGAAAAGGCTATGTTCTCACAACCGACACGACGGAAAAATACACTGGCAGAGCCGCGTTGCGTATCCAATCTCCGTCCTCGATGGACAATATCCAGTTTGGCTGCGCGGCCAATACGATTCCGGCAGATTACAGCGGTAAGCAAATCGAACTGAAAGGATATATGAAGTTCGCCAACGTCGAAAAAGGCTGGGTGGGCCTTATGTTGCGGATCGACGGAAAATCGGGCACGCTGCAGTTCAGCAATATGCAATCCGAAAAACTGCACGGGACCCGGGACTGGGCGCAATACAGCATCAAGCTTCCCTATCCGGCCAGCGCGGAAAACATCCACATCGGCGCATTGCTCGTTGGTCAGGGAACCCTCTGGGCCGACCAGTTCGAACTGCTGATAGACGGAAAGCCCTTCATGGAGGCGCCGCCCAGAAGAGAATTTCCCGCCGCGCTCGACAAAGCGTTCGATGGCGGTTCGAAGCTCGCGATCGGCCCGGGTTATCCGCTTTCCACGGAGCAGTGCGAAAATGTCGCGAAACTCGGCAGGATATGGGGATTTGTCAAATACCATCACCCGGCCGTAGCGGAGGGTAATTTCAATATGGATTATGAATTGTTCCGCGTGGCCGCGCCCTATATGGCCGCACAAAACGACACCGAACGGCAGCGCGTGCTGATCAAATGGATGGACAAGTTCGGGGCGATCAAAGCGCTTTCCGCCGAACCGGTTCCAGCCAATGCGGTTATAAAGCCGAATCTGGCGTGGATCGGTACTTCGGGCAAAGGATTATCAGTGCGACTGGATTCGATACGCCGGGCCGAGCGTACGGACGACCAATATTACATCGCCTCGTATGCCAATGTCGGCAATCCCGATTTTAAAAATGAAAATCCATATAAGGAAATGGCCTACCCCGACGCCGGTTTCAGGCTGCTTTCGTTGTTTCGATACTGGAATATGATCGAGTATTTCTTTCCGTACAAACCGCTCATTCGGGAAGACTGGTACGCTGTATTGAAGGAATTTGTACCCAAATTCGTCATGGCGGCCGACGAAACGGAATACAAGCTTGCCGCTCTCGCGCTTATCGCGCGCGTGAAAGACACCCATGCGAACCTTTACGGCAATCATGACGCGCTGGACAGGCATTTCGGCAAAAATTACGCGCCGGTCGAACTGAGGTTCGTTGAAAATAAACCGGTGGTAGTCGATTATTACAACGCACAGCTGGGTGAACAAACCGGTTTGAAACCAGGAGACGTGATTGAAACAATTAACGGCAGGCCGGTCGCGCAGGTGGTCGCCGAACAGAAGCCTTACACACCCGCTTCGAATGCCGTTGTGCAATTGAAAACCATGGCCCCGAACTTGCTTCGTAGTAACGACCCGGCCGTGGCGGTCACTTTCAGCAGGGATGGAAAAATACAAAAGGCCAACATTCCACTTTACTCTCGCGATAAAGTCAATATTTATGCCAATTACAACAAGAAGGACACTTGCTTTAAAATGATCCGTCCTGACATCGCCTATGTTTTCCCGGGAAAATTCAAAAATAGTTATCTACCTGCCCTGACGCCGAAGATACTTGAAAGTAAGGGTGTGGTAGTGGATATGCGATGCTACCCGTCCGATTTCATGGTGTTTTCGTTCTGCCCGATGCTGCTGCCCGAAGCTAGACCGTTCGTCAAATTCACCATTGGCAAACCCAAAACACCCGGAATATTCACCTGGTCGCCCGAGCTGAAACTGGGCAAAACCAATGCAGACTACTACAAAGGCAAAGTGATCGTGATTGTGAACGAAAACACGCTGAGCCAATCGGAATACACGACGATGGCATTTTCTGCCGCACCGAATGTGACGGTGATCGGCAGCACTACCGCCGGTGCCGACGGCAATGTTTCGCCCATAGTACTTCCCGGCGGCCTTCGCACAGGCATTAGCGGCATCGGTATTTATTACCCCGACGGCCGCGAAACCCAGCAGGTAGGAATCGTACCGCAAATCGAGGTCAGGCCGACGATTAAGGGCATTGCCGACGGACGTGACGAGCCGCTAGAGAAAGCCGTGCAACTGATCAGCGGAATGTAA